One window from the genome of Flavobacterium agricola encodes:
- the ureC gene encoding urease subunit alpha has product MSLKVSKINYSTIFGPTVGDKVRLGDTDLIIEIEKDYASYGDEAKFGGGKTLRDGMLSNSNYLSDQGVLDMVITGAVVIDHWGIVKGDIGIKDGKIVGVGRAGNPDTMDNVTPGMIVGPSTEAHNGAGFIVTAGGLDTHVHYISPTQVETALYSGITTMFGGGTGPADGTNATTVTPGKWSIRRMLQSFEDYPMNFGILAKGNVGTIEPIVEQIEAGAGGIKVHEDWGATPAVIDRSLTVADRFDVQVALHSDTLNEAGFLEDTMSAIDNRVIHTFHTEGAGGGHAPDIIKASMYHNVLPASTNPTRPYTKNTIDEHLDMLMVCHSLSRDIPEDVAFADSRIRPETIAAEDVLQDTGVFSIMSSDSQAMGRVGEVIIRTWQTADKMKKQHGFLPEDEGNNNDNFRVKRYVSKYTINPAVAQGISEYVGSIEPGKIADLVIWSPAFFGVKAEMIIKGGFIAASKMGDANASIPTPQPVILRTMWGGLGKAVQQIAFNFVSQVSLDRGIREEYGLSKKLLAVKNCRNISKADMIHNSETPEILVNPENYQVTVNGKLITTEPIEEVALGQRYFLF; this is encoded by the coding sequence ATGAGTTTAAAAGTATCAAAAATTAACTACAGTACCATTTTTGGACCTACTGTAGGTGATAAAGTTCGTTTAGGCGACACAGATCTTATTATTGAGATTGAAAAAGATTACGCAAGTTACGGTGATGAAGCAAAATTTGGTGGAGGTAAAACTTTACGAGACGGAATGCTTTCTAACTCAAACTATTTGAGTGATCAAGGTGTTTTAGATATGGTAATTACCGGTGCTGTAGTTATTGATCACTGGGGAATTGTAAAAGGTGATATTGGTATTAAAGACGGTAAAATTGTTGGTGTTGGTAGAGCCGGAAACCCAGATACCATGGATAATGTAACACCAGGAATGATTGTTGGGCCATCAACAGAAGCGCATAATGGTGCCGGGTTTATTGTAACAGCTGGTGGTTTAGATACCCACGTACATTATATTAGCCCAACGCAAGTTGAAACTGCTTTATACAGTGGTATTACAACAATGTTTGGTGGTGGTACAGGACCAGCAGATGGTACTAATGCAACTACTGTAACTCCGGGTAAATGGAGCATCAGACGCATGTTACAATCTTTTGAAGATTATCCAATGAACTTTGGAATTCTTGCTAAAGGAAACGTTGGTACAATTGAACCTATTGTTGAGCAAATTGAAGCAGGTGCTGGTGGAATTAAAGTTCACGAAGACTGGGGGGCTACCCCGGCAGTAATTGATCGTTCTTTAACCGTTGCAGACCGTTTTGATGTTCAGGTTGCTCTTCACTCAGATACATTAAATGAGGCAGGTTTCTTAGAAGATACAATGAGTGCTATTGATAACCGTGTAATTCATACCTTCCATACCGAAGGAGCAGGTGGAGGTCACGCACCAGATATCATTAAAGCATCTATGTATCACAATGTACTACCAGCATCAACAAACCCAACACGTCCGTATACAAAAAATACAATTGACGAGCATTTAGATATGTTAATGGTTTGTCACAGTTTAAGTAGAGATATTCCAGAAGACGTAGCTTTTGCTGATTCACGTATTCGTCCTGAAACTATTGCAGCTGAAGACGTTTTACAAGATACTGGTGTATTTAGTATTATGAGTTCTGACTCGCAAGCTATGGGCCGTGTAGGTGAAGTAATTATCAGAACTTGGCAAACAGCTGATAAAATGAAAAAACAACACGGTTTTTTACCAGAAGATGAAGGAAACAATAACGACAACTTCCGTGTAAAACGTTACGTGTCTAAATATACAATTAACCCAGCAGTAGCTCAAGGTATTTCTGAATACGTAGGGTCTATTGAACCAGGTAAAATTGCTGACTTAGTAATTTGGTCGCCAGCATTTTTTGGGGTAAAAGCCGAAATGATTATTAAAGGCGGATTTATTGCTGCATCTAAAATGGGTGATGCCAACGCATCAATTCCAACACCACAACCGGTTATTTTAAGAACAATGTGGGGTGGTTTAGGTAAAGCAGTACAACAAATTGCTTTTAACTTCGTATCTCAAGTTTCACTTGACAGAGGTATTCGTGAAGAATACGGTTTATCTAAAAAGTTATTAGCTGTTAAAAACTGTAGAAACATTTCTAAAGCAGATATGATTCATAACAGTGAAACACCAGAAATTTTAGTAAATCCAGAAAACTACCAAGTAACGGTAAATGGTAAATTAATTACTACTGAACCAATTGAAGAAGTTGCATTAGGACAAAGATATTTCTTGTTTTAA
- the ureB gene encoding urease subunit beta, which yields MVPGEFFIGEGDIICNEGREVTTITAVNTGDRPIQIGSHFHFFEVNRAMQFDREAAFGKRLNIAASTAVRFEPGEEKTVELVPYAGQRIVLGHNDLVNGETVSDTARAKAMKNITDKHFKNK from the coding sequence ATGGTACCAGGAGAATTTTTTATTGGTGAAGGTGATATTATTTGTAATGAAGGTAGAGAAGTTACTACAATTACAGCTGTAAACACCGGAGATAGACCTATACAAATAGGTTCGCATTTTCACTTTTTTGAAGTGAATCGTGCAATGCAATTTGATCGTGAAGCTGCTTTTGGTAAGCGCTTAAATATTGCTGCTAGTACTGCTGTACGTTTTGAACCAGGAGAAGAAAAAACGGTGGAATTAGTTCCGTACGCAGGACAACGTATTGTTTTAGGACATAATGATTTAGTAAACGGAGAAACTGTTTCTGATACAGCTAGAGCAAAAGCAATGAAAAATATAACAGATAAGCACTTTAAAAACAAATAG